CCGCCTTTCTGTCCCAGGAGCAGGGCGTGCCTATCTCGGATCAGGACGTGATCCTGACCTGCGGGGCGGCAGGCGCCCTGAACAGTTTTTTTCGGGCCGTGCTGGAGCCGGGGGATGAAGTGCTGTGCCCGGCGCCGTTCTTCGTGGAGTACGGTTTTTATGCCGAGAACCACTCCGGCGTCCTGCGTCCCGTGGCCACGAATCCGGAGGATTTCAGTCTGGACCTGGACGCCGTGGCAGCGGCCGTCGGCCCCAAGACCAGGGTGGTGCTGATCAACACCCCGAACAACCCTTCCGGCCGGGTCTACGCCCGGTCCGAACTGCAAGCCCTGGCCGAGCTGCTGCAAGCCAAGAGCCGGGAGACGGGGCGGATCATCTACCTGCTCTCGGACGAGCCATACCGCTTTTTGACCTTTGACGGCCACCCCGTCCCGTCCCTCCTGCCCCTGTACCCGCACACCGTGGTGGTCAGCTCCTTTTCCAAGAGCCTGGCCCTGGCCGGGGAGCGCATCGGCTACGCCCTGGTCAACCCGACCATGCCCGGCAAGGAGGAACTCCTGGCCGGACTGGTCCTGGCCAACCGCATCTTGGGCTACGTCAACGCCCCGGCCATCGGGCAGCGCCTGGTGCAAAAAGCCCTGGGCGCACAGGTGGACGTTCAGCTCTACGCTCAGCGACGCACGGCCATGGCCGAGGTCCTGGAAGGCGCGAACATTTCCTTCTTCAAGCCCCAGGGCGCGTTCTACTTCTTCCCCAAAGCCCCCGGCGGCGACGACGTGGCCTTTGTCCAGGCCCTCCAGGAAGAACTGATCCTGGCCGTCCCCGGCCGCGGCTTCGGCACCCCCGGCTACTTCCGCCTGGCCTTCTGCGTGGACGAAACCGTCATCCGCCGCTCCGCGGAAGGATTCAAGCGGGCCGCGGTGAAGTTCAAGTGAGTTTGCTGGTACTGCATTACCGTTTGCGAAGCGGGTAGCGTAGGTATCCAGCCTGCACGGACAGGCAAGATGCTTGAACCACCACTTTGAGAAGCCTCCTGCCCACTAAATCCGATCCCATTTCCAAGATCAACAAGGGGCTGCGTCATGCCTATTCCGAATGAAGTAAAATATTCCGCAAAGGAACAGATTCGTTCCGTTCTTGAAGATCAGCCCGAAGATGCCACATACGACGACATTTTGCGTGAACTCGCGCTTGAGCGCATGGTGGACCAGGGGGTGTCCGATGTGCGCGCCGGCAGGGTTGTTGACCACGAAACGGCCCTGCGGAGAATCCGGAGATGAGGGACTGGCGGAGGGGATTTACGAAAAACTGGTCGGCTATGCCGAACTGATGGACTTCTGCCTCAAAGCGATGAAACGCCACACTCCATGCGACCCGACGAACTCAAAATCATAATTGCCTCCGGCGAGGACTCCCGCACGGAGTTCAAGTCGGCTTCCTTCCACAACGACAGCCTGGCCAAGGAAGTCGCCGCCTTTGCGAACATGCGCGGCGGCCAGGTGCTGATCGGCGTTGAGGATGACGGGAGAGTTTCCGGGGTTGATCAGGCGGCCCGGCAGATCGAGCGGGTGGTGAGCATTTGTCGGAACAACATCGTTCCTCCGGTTATTCCAGACGTGGAGACGGTCGATCTCAGCCAGGGGCGCGTCCTGGTCGTTACCGTGGAGCGGGGCGAGGCCAAGCCCTACAAGGTGCGTTCCAGCAACAAATATTACATCCGGGCGGGAACGTCCGCCGTGGAGCCGACCCAGGAAGAGTTGGTCCGGCTGCTCCAGGACGGAGGACGGTTTCATTTCGAGGTTTCGGCGACGCCGGGAAGCGGCATTGACGATCTGGATCTGCTCAAGGTTCGCCAGTATTGCCGGGAGCATCGCAAGATCGACTTCGAAGACGAGGAATTGCCCCAAATCTGCTACAATCTGCAGATCGTGGACGAGGAAGGGCGGCTGACCGTGGCGGGCAACCTTTTTTTCGGGCGGCGCATCGGGCGGTTTTTACCCCAGGCCGGGTTGGAACTGAATGCCTTTGCCGGAACGGACGCGGTGAGCCTATTGACGGACAGCGATACCGTGCTGGACGCGGCTCCGGACTGCATCCAGGCCGGAGAAACCTTTGTCCGTCGCAACAGCCATATCCGGCCGATGTTCAATGCCGAGGAAACAAGGCGGCGGGATGTGCCGGACTACGAACCCTTCGTGGTCCGGGAACTGCTGGCCAACGCCTTCGCCCATCGGGACTGGTCCATTTTCGGTCAGCGGATCAGGCTGAACCTTTTCTCGGACCGCCTGGAAATCTTTTCCCCCGGCTCACTGCCCAACACCCTGAACCTGACCCGCGCCCTGGCCGGTATTTCCTACTATCGCAACCCGCTGATCGCCCAGATGCTCAAGGACTACGGTCTGGTGGACAAGCTGGGCAGGGGCCTGCAAAAGGTCGTGCGCCACTACGCCACATCCTCCCTGCCGCCGCCAGAGTTCGATCCATCAAACGATGCGTTTCGGGTGGTGGTCCGGCATGGCCGACAAGAGTCGTAGTTTCTTGGCTCTTTCCGGCCTTGTCTGCTCACCAGGATAGATAGGACATCAGGGCCGCTTCACCAACGGCGCCAACTCCAGCCGACCGGCTTCCTCCGGCTGGACGGGACGGGATAGGCTGGCCTTGATCTCGCGGATGACCTGCAGACCGTCCACCTGGGCGTCGTGCTTGGTGGTGATGGCGTTGAGCAGGGTTTGGAGTTTCAAAAAGTCCGTGCCCCGAATCATGCCGACCATTGCGCCAAGGACTATCCGGCGCAGAGCAAGTTCCTCACGGGTGCTTTCCCGGAGCTTTTCGGCCAAAGGCAGCAGCAGAAAATTGGCCAGGACGATCCCGTAAAGTGTGGACACCAGGGTGACCGGAATGCTCTTCAGGATCAACGCCGTATCCCCCAGGCCCACCAGCATGCCCACCAGGCCGATGACACTCCCGGCTACGCCGAAAGAGGGGGCGTATATGGCCATGTTCCGAAAAATTCGCTCCATCTCTTCCCGGTACTGCAAGAACCCCTTGGCTTCGGCCTGAAACACTTCCCGAATCTCCGCTTCGGTATACCCATCCGCAAGCATTTCCAGGCCGCGTTGCATTGGTGGGTAGTCCGGGGCATCCTCATTCACGGTCAGTCGTCCGGTACGTTTGTACAAGTGGGCCGTGCGCAACAGTTCCTTGACCAGGGTGCGCTCCGCCACATTGTCCTCGGCATAGGCCCCGCGAACGCATCGCCATGCCCGGCGCAATCCGTCCGGACCGCTGCCCAGCAGCGCCGAGCCCAGCGTGCCGGAGACCACTACCAGCAAGGCGGTGATGTTGAAATAAATATGGGCTTGCCCGGAAAAAAAGAACACGGCGATGAAACCGATGAAACAGATAGCCGCGGTGATGAGTGTTCTGCTTTTCACGTTGCTCTCCTTGGCCGGAACATTTTGTAATGGTTGAAAGAGAATCGTTGATCAATGTCCGCGGAATGCGGTTGCATTCCGTGATCGTATCCCGCCCCGGAGCCGTCCTCATCCACGAAAAGGTTTTTTATGCTGAGGAAGAAGGTCGATGCCTTTGCAGTTGACGTGGACGTGGACGTTGACGTGCACGGGCATGGGCACGGGCACGGGCATGGGCATGGACCCACGACGATGGTTTGGTCAGGGCTCAATGCGGACCTCCACTCGGCGCTGGACCTGTTCCCGCCCGGACATTCTCGGCGTAAAGGGACGCTCTGCTCCAATGGCCTGGATAATCAGCACGTCCGGATTCACGCCGCCCCCTTGGACAAAATGCTCGGCCACGGTGGCAGCCCGCAGGGCCGCGACTTCCCAGACGCCGGGATGACGCGCCCGACCGCCGGCCACTGTCCCGCCCGTGCCAAGCGACGTCCGCACATCGTCAGCAAATCCGGTAATCACGATATTGCCCTGGGCCAGAGCCACCGTCTGTCCAATTTTTGACAGCAGAGGTTGGGAACGGATGTCCAGTTCATGCGTCAACGGCAAGAAAAGGTGGTCACCGGAAAGGGAAATGACAATGGAGGCGTCATCCGCAAAAGCAATGTTCACATTGCGCTCATGGCCCAGGAGCCGGTCCCGGAGAATTTCATAGAGCGGCATCATGTTCAGCTGTGCCGATGAGGGTGAAACGGTCTGGATGCTGGCCGGAGTCCTATGGCCAAGCACCAGTTGATCTTTTTCGCGCAGAGAGAAGACGAACAGCACCAGAAAGAGGATGAACATGACCATCATCAGGTCGGACCAGGGCACGGACCAGGTCACTGTACGCTGTTCGCCCCGCTCCAGGCGGAATTCCGGGATGTTCAGGGGATGCTGATGGCCTGTCAGGGTGTGGTCAACAGGAGGGTTTTGCCGGTGCATGGTCATCTCGCTTTGGGTTTTAGGGGGCATTTTGCAAGTTTAATGCCTGCCACCGTTGCAACCAAAGCTGAGTATTTTGCCGGGCACGGTTCCCGCCACCCTGCTTCCTCAAATGGGGGAAAGTACGACGGGTATATCCAGGAACAGTTGGAGTGGGGGGACTACTGGTGGTCCTTTCGGGAGTGACGTTTTGGATCGTTTTCGATTCACCATGGCAAGATACTTACTCCACCAGTTTCAGGCTTTTCAACTCATCCAGCAGCTTTTCCTTGCGTACGGGTTTTGTCAGGTAGGCGTTGCACAGGTGAAGATAGGCCTTGCTGACATTCTTGATGTCGCTCAGGGACGTGGTCATGATAATTTTTACCCCATCCGAGGAAAAAATACCCCTGGATTCCTCAAGACCGCGGATCTGGCGCAACGCCTCTTGCCCGTTCATCTCAGGCATCAGAATATCCAGAAAGATGAGATCGTAGGGCTCTCCTGCTTCCAGCGCCATGCGTGCTGCTTCAACCGCTTCTTTGCCGTTGACGGCAACGTGGCATGGTCCGTATTTTTTCATCAGCTCTTGCAGCAACAGCCGACTGGCCAATTCGTCTTCCACGATCAGCGTTTTCATAGAATACCTTTCTTGCACGAGATGACATGGTGTTTGCCTGGTGAAGATGCTCCGGAATGATCAAGGTCAGGCCCTGACTGAGAATGAGATGGGACCCTCAGCATCCACTCATTGCTGCCATGACCTTCCGGTATTCATCTTCAATGGCCAGGGTGATGCGCTCCAGCTCGTCCGGTTCAAGGGAAAAGTACGTGGCATAATCCGGATCAAGAGCATACAGCAGGGTGTCGGCTCCGGTGCCGACACCGCCCATCATGGCCAAAAAATCACCCAGGTGCACGGCGTAAACCAGGCCGCGTACGGATTGCGGGGCACTGCGCGGAGCATGGTGAAACGTCGCGGCATGGCGCAGGCTTTCCGGCAGCCCCCATCGAGCCATGACAAGCCCGCCTACCTGGGCGTGACTGGTACCGAGACATTCACGTTCTGATTCATCAAAACTCTTTTGGGAAGCATCCGCCAACTGCACGATCTCTTTAGCCTGACCCACAAGCCAGGCATCAATCACAGCCTTGCCGATATCGTGGAGCAGGCCGGCGGTATAGGCAATATCCGGGCTGAGGACCTCCCTGGAGTATCTGGATAGTTCCCGCGCCCCAATGGCCGTATACAGGCTGTGCGCCCACAAAGTGTCGTCCCCGGTTTCATAACCCGTCAAGGGCTTTTTATACAGATCGCCCGCACCGCTTTCCAGGGCGATGCCAAGCACGGTCTTGTCTCCCAGGTAGGCTACTGCCCTGCCCACCGATTCCACGGGGAGCCGCAACCCATAGACCGGGCTGTTTACGATGCGCAGCACCTTGGCGGTCAAGGTTGGATCCATTTCCACGGCCTTGGCCACATCCACGGCGGTGTGCCTGCCCGTGTTCATCACTTCCAGGAGCTTGCCCGCGCTGTCTGAAAGTGGGGGGAGGGATTTTACGGCCGCGACAATATCCGTGACGACCGTCATGTCGCCTTCTCCTTGAGTGACTCTGCGAGTTCCAGGGCCGCGGCCACATTCAGGCTTAGCTCATCCATGCTTAAAGGCTTGGGCAGAAAACGCGTCGCCCCATTTCTGAGCAGCTCGAAGATTTCTTTTGGCCCGACCACGGCGGACATCACGATCACGGGCAATTCAGCAAGAAATTTGTCTGCTCTGATTAAACGAATCAACTCCCTGCCGTCCATCCGTGGCATCATCACGTCGGTGATCAACAGTTCAATGTCTTCATCCGCCCGCAATGTCTCCAACGCATGCTGCCCATCGGGGCTGTAGATCGGAATATGCCCCATCCTTTTCACCATGGTTCCAACAACCCTGCGGGTCGTGGCATCGTCTTCGGCAATCAGTATTCGGGTCATCCTCGCCCCCTTTTTTACAATATACTCACCTCAATGCCCAAAAACAGCTTCATCCCATGTCAAACGCACCAGTCCGGCCGCCCGGGCGAGGACACCAGGACGGTCCCCGTATCCACGTCCACGCTTACTGTCCGGCTGATCCTTCTGCCCACATCCTCGGAGGCGATCCGTATGCCTGACAGGTTCAGAATTGATTTGATCGCGGATACATTGCGGATTCCAATGTTGAACGTGTTATTGGGGTCCATCACGCTGGCTCCACCCACAAGCTTGGCAATGTACCCGCGATGTTCGCAACCGGCTCCGGCTTGAAGCATTTGCTTCAAGAGCGTGGGGATGCCGGTATCCGCGAAATGGCCGGGTCGGATTCTGGCCTTCTCCGGCTTGATGGACGAGTCCGGCAGGGCGACATGTGCCATGCCGACGCACCGGGTGGATGGGTCAAGCAGCAGGACGGCCACACAGGAGCCCAAGGCAAAGGTTTTCAAGCCGGTGCCGGGCCGAGCGGTGGCTCCCAGCTCGCCTATGCCCAGAATAAAGATATCCATGAATTTCTCTTACAAATCAGATTATTATCCGGCATAGCCGGTTCAAGCCAGTCTTCCTTCTTCCTCTTTGCTCCCTCACGGAAGTCAATCTTTTCCTAAACGCCAGACAGTGCCGCGGAGACCGCATCGGCCATCTCCGTCAAGGGCACGAGTCGTTCCGCGCCACCACGGGCAAAAGCCTCCCGGGGCATGCCGAAGACCACGCTGCTGGCCTCGTCCTGGGCAAAACACCTGGCCCCGGCCTCGCGCATCCGGCGCATGGCCTCCGCGCCGTCAGCGCCCATGCCCGTCAGCATCACCCCCACGGCATTGGCCCCGACATGCTCGGCCACCGAGTCAAACAGGGCTTCCACGGACGGGCAGTGTCCGTTGATCAATGCTCCGGGCTGGACACGGGCCAGGTAGATCCCCCCGGAACGCTGGACCCGCAGATGCATGCCCCCAGGCGCGACCAGAACCCGCCCGGGCCTGATCCGGTCCTTGTCCTCGGCCTCCTTGACGTCCATGGCGCTCAGGGTGTCCAGGCGCTCCGCGAACTTGCGCGTGAATCCCGCCGGCATGTGCTGGACAATGACCGTCCCCGGGAAGCTGGCTGGGAATCGGGTCACGACCTCGCGGACGGCCTCGGTGCCGCCGGTGGATGCGCCAATGGCCACGATCTTGTCCGTGGATTCGGCCAGGCTTTGGGCCGCGATCCGCCGTACCGGCTGCTCCGGTGAACGCTTTCGGTGCCGGACCTTGGCCGTGGAGGCCGTCAGGACCTTGGCCCGCAATTCGTCCATCATCGCGTTCAGGCCCCGGGCCATGTCCGCCTTGGGTTTGGATACGAAATCCACGGCCCCGGCCTCCAGGGCGTCCAGGGTGATCTGCTTGCCCTGCTCGGTCAGGGCGCTGACCATGACCACGGGCAGCGGGTAATGGGGCATCAGCCGACGCAGGAATTCCACTCCGTCCATCCTGGGCATTTCCACGTCCAGGGTCAGCACGTCGGGACGCAACTGGACGATCTTGTCCCGGGCCTGATACGGATCCCCGGCCACTCCCACCACCTCGATCCGCGGGTCCTCGGCCAGCCCCTGGCGCAGGATTTCCCGGACCAGGGCCGAGTCGTCCACCACCAGGACACGAATTTTGCTCATGGTCCAATCCTCCGGTAGACGGCGGGTTTGACGTAGGCCAGATCCGACCGGGAACGACTGATGCTCTCCGAATGACCGATGAGCAGATGTCCGCCGGGAACGAGGAAGCGGACCAGCCGGGTCACCAGGGCGTCCCGGGTGGGCTGGTCGAAATAGATCATCACATTTCGGCAGAAAATCAGCTCAAAAGGCCGGCGAAACGGCAAGCACTCGTTCATCAGGTTGAAGCGCCGGAACGTGATCTCGCGCCGGACATGCTCCCGGACGGTCCATTCCCCGCCGGGCCCGCGCTGAAAATAGCCCCGCAGCTGGGTCGGGGACACGCCCTTGAGCCGTTCCTCGGGGTA
This is a stretch of genomic DNA from Desulfonatronum thioautotrophicum. It encodes these proteins:
- a CDS encoding pyridoxal phosphate-dependent aminotransferase, with the translated sequence MPETTTNASNVLAPQVQTYLQRSSWIRKMFETGAELKARHGVDAVCDFSLGNPDLSPPDAVFEALEGLARRDQRFGYMPNAGYPEARAALAAFLSQEQGVPISDQDVILTCGAAGALNSFFRAVLEPGDEVLCPAPFFVEYGFYAENHSGVLRPVATNPEDFSLDLDAVAAAVGPKTRVVLINTPNNPSGRVYARSELQALAELLQAKSRETGRIIYLLSDEPYRFLTFDGHPVPSLLPLYPHTVVVSSFSKSLALAGERIGYALVNPTMPGKEELLAGLVLANRILGYVNAPAIGQRLVQKALGAQVDVQLYAQRRTAMAEVLEGANISFFKPQGAFYFFPKAPGGDDVAFVQALQEELILAVPGRGFGTPGYFRLAFCVDETVIRRSAEGFKRAAVKFK
- a CDS encoding RNA-binding domain-containing protein, translated to MRPDELKIIIASGEDSRTEFKSASFHNDSLAKEVAAFANMRGGQVLIGVEDDGRVSGVDQAARQIERVVSICRNNIVPPVIPDVETVDLSQGRVLVVTVERGEAKPYKVRSSNKYYIRAGTSAVEPTQEELVRLLQDGGRFHFEVSATPGSGIDDLDLLKVRQYCREHRKIDFEDEELPQICYNLQIVDEEGRLTVAGNLFFGRRIGRFLPQAGLELNAFAGTDAVSLLTDSDTVLDAAPDCIQAGETFVRRNSHIRPMFNAEETRRRDVPDYEPFVVRELLANAFAHRDWSIFGQRIRLNLFSDRLEIFSPGSLPNTLNLTRALAGISYYRNPLIAQMLKDYGLVDKLGRGLQKVVRHYATSSLPPPEFDPSNDAFRVVVRHGRQES
- a CDS encoding motility protein A, with protein sequence MKSRTLITAAICFIGFIAVFFFSGQAHIYFNITALLVVVSGTLGSALLGSGPDGLRRAWRCVRGAYAEDNVAERTLVKELLRTAHLYKRTGRLTVNEDAPDYPPMQRGLEMLADGYTEAEIREVFQAEAKGFLQYREEMERIFRNMAIYAPSFGVAGSVIGLVGMLVGLGDTALILKSIPVTLVSTLYGIVLANFLLLPLAEKLRESTREELALRRIVLGAMVGMIRGTDFLKLQTLLNAITTKHDAQVDGLQVIREIKASLSRPVQPEEAGRLELAPLVKRP
- a CDS encoding OmpA/MotB family protein translates to MHRQNPPVDHTLTGHQHPLNIPEFRLERGEQRTVTWSVPWSDLMMVMFILFLVLFVFSLREKDQLVLGHRTPASIQTVSPSSAQLNMMPLYEILRDRLLGHERNVNIAFADDASIVISLSGDHLFLPLTHELDIRSQPLLSKIGQTVALAQGNIVITGFADDVRTSLGTGGTVAGGRARHPGVWEVAALRAATVAEHFVQGGGVNPDVLIIQAIGAERPFTPRMSGREQVQRRVEVRIEP
- a CDS encoding response regulator, coding for MKTLIVEDELASRLLLQELMKKYGPCHVAVNGKEAVEAARMALEAGEPYDLIFLDILMPEMNGQEALRQIRGLEESRGIFSSDGVKIIMTTSLSDIKNVSKAYLHLCNAYLTKPVRKEKLLDELKSLKLVE
- a CDS encoding HDOD domain-containing protein — protein: MTVVTDIVAAVKSLPPLSDSAGKLLEVMNTGRHTAVDVAKAVEMDPTLTAKVLRIVNSPVYGLRLPVESVGRAVAYLGDKTVLGIALESGAGDLYKKPLTGYETGDDTLWAHSLYTAIGARELSRYSREVLSPDIAYTAGLLHDIGKAVIDAWLVGQAKEIVQLADASQKSFDESERECLGTSHAQVGGLVMARWGLPESLRHAATFHHAPRSAPQSVRGLVYAVHLGDFLAMMGGVGTGADTLLYALDPDYATYFSLEPDELERITLAIEDEYRKVMAAMSGC
- a CDS encoding response regulator; this encodes MTRILIAEDDATTRRVVGTMVKRMGHIPIYSPDGQHALETLRADEDIELLITDVMMPRMDGRELIRLIRADKFLAELPVIVMSAVVGPKEIFELLRNGATRFLPKPLSMDELSLNVAAALELAESLKEKAT
- a CDS encoding chemotaxis protein CheD; translation: MDIFILGIGELGATARPGTGLKTFALGSCVAVLLLDPSTRCVGMAHVALPDSSIKPEKARIRPGHFADTGIPTLLKQMLQAGAGCEHRGYIAKLVGGASVMDPNNTFNIGIRNVSAIKSILNLSGIRIASEDVGRRISRTVSVDVDTGTVLVSSPGRPDWCV
- a CDS encoding protein-glutamate methylesterase/protein-glutamine glutaminase, with product MSKIRVLVVDDSALVREILRQGLAEDPRIEVVGVAGDPYQARDKIVQLRPDVLTLDVEMPRMDGVEFLRRLMPHYPLPVVMVSALTEQGKQITLDALEAGAVDFVSKPKADMARGLNAMMDELRAKVLTASTAKVRHRKRSPEQPVRRIAAQSLAESTDKIVAIGASTGGTEAVREVVTRFPASFPGTVIVQHMPAGFTRKFAERLDTLSAMDVKEAEDKDRIRPGRVLVAPGGMHLRVQRSGGIYLARVQPGALINGHCPSVEALFDSVAEHVGANAVGVMLTGMGADGAEAMRRMREAGARCFAQDEASSVVFGMPREAFARGGAERLVPLTEMADAVSAALSGV